The Polyodon spathula isolate WHYD16114869_AA chromosome 10, ASM1765450v1, whole genome shotgun sequence genome contains the following window.
CATGAATTAGAAATGGTGTGATTTCACTTGGAATTACCACAAGGTTACCGTTTTGAATACCCcttgtattttttctttgctttactaGATGAAGGGATGTATCTAAGAGAATGTGTGGAGACCTGGGCCCGAATCCAGTCACGCCTGCCTGAAACGTGCCTCACTTTAGCCAGTGGCCTTACCCCACagctaaaaaatgaaaaagtaacacAAGACCAGGGGTGGTCAAAGTTGGCTCCTCCACTCCTGCATTTTGTTCCAACccttttctaaattgtttaattcgATCAATTAAACCTCTGTCTAGACCCTGACGTAGTTAATTATATCAActaacctgttaaacctggagtggaatggccctccggGACCGTGATTGAATACACCTGCACTAGTTACACAACCTAAAATCAGACTAACTGTTTACAATGGACTCCTACTGTAAATGTAACATgtataaacatgaaaataaatatttatagccATCCTGTAATGTCCTGTGATTAAAAACCGCTGTGCTTAGACATGTCACTTGGGAGGTGATCAGATGTCCTTCATTGGAGCAGGTCTGAGACATGCAGAGCGGCCATGGACAGTTGTTGACGTGGCAGCGTTCTGTGAGTGGTTACAAGCACACCCTAGATATACAGTGTCACACAACTAAGGATGCCATATGAGATGGGGCCAACTGGCACTGTGAACAAAAAAAGTTGCTTCTATATTGAAGGTGTTCGATTTGACGTCTGTCTAGAATTAAATATGTAACTCATGCCCCACatggtgaggggaaaaaaaagcccCTTTTGATAACCTTCAACCTCATTTTTCAGCATTTAGGGAATGACCTGGACAAATAacatttgtatcattttaaagcttgttcCAAGGGCTTATatcaacaataaataatgtattaaagtcAAAGCTGATTCGGATTGAGCTCTCCACAGCAAGCAGGCAATGACACCTGCGTTCGATTTGTATTTAAGTTGCTTGAATCTGCGGTGATTGATGCTCTCCACAAGCTGTTGACTTTTCTTAACACCATTGGCCCTCACATGGTGCCTGCTTGCTGTGGAGATCTCAATCATCCAAATTTCACTTATCTATGTAATCGTTTCATGCAGCTCTGTGTCATTGATGTAAGGGTAGAGCAAGCcgccacttgagctggaatggcCCTGTTGGCACCGGGTGCAATGACCAGTCGTGGCTGTTGTACACAGGGTTGGGGTCAAGTCCTGTTTGTAAgtttccaattcccttttaatcaattccaacacatcattgatcaaaattgcaattagccatattcatttaaaatgtgcttctcacagtggcagcaACTTATTTAAACTGGTTGCTGTTTGTCAATTAAACTGGCTAcagatgaaagcagttgaacaattgGAACAATTACAGCATGActttgaaactgattttaaaaaggaattggaggggctcccgagtggtgcatccggtaaagtgcaggatgcgccctatagccagGACATTGCCAGttagagtccaggctattccattgccgaccatgGATAGGCATTCGTgggggaggcgcacaattggccgagtgccgcccggGCTTGCCTACAAGCTGCctggagctgcattgtcctccgacgatgtagctccgaggtggctgcatagtgagtctgcagtgtgagaagaagcggtcggctgacggcacacgcttcagaggagagcgtgtgttcatctttgcctctcctgagtcagcgcaggggttgtagcggtgagccaagcttaaataataattggatatccTAAATTGGGAGAATAAataaaggaattggaaatggaattggaattaaaGAGGAATCAACCCTAACGCTGGTGGTAGAAACTTGTTGCCCACAGTCTGGATTCTCCATTGGTCTGCTGGGAGGTTCTTTCACCAGCAGCTCTTCATGACCACCTTGTAGCAGAGGTATCTTTTGAGGAGCTCCGTGGTGATTGTTTTGCCCGTGCTCTTCTGTCCTCTCCCAGGACTCTGACGTTCCCCTCTGACCTGGAGGAGCTGCAGGAGCTGGCTGAGTTGCTAAAGTTCTACAAGACGGAGCACACTGGCTACGTGCTGCTGCTCTTCTGCAGCGCATACCTATACAAACAGTCCTTCGCCATCCCTGGCTCTTCCTTCCTGGTTGGTATTGAAGCAGTGATGGGATTGAAGCTAACAAGATTGTTCCTTTATTCCTGCCGGTCATGCACTTCTCAgaagtgcagttttaaaataaccgTGTTACAGCAAGCATGGCTTTTCATTTACATAAATGCTATCTGGAACTACACCGGGTTATGAAATCTGTTTGCGACATGTCAGCTAGTCTTGCactttggtcatttcaccttgaGAGTTCATCCCCAGCTCTTCAAGGCTTTCTTTCCtaccattaaccaaccagctgattCTCCTATTGAGTAACCTGCTTTGCAGCCTGACGTGCTTTCACCCTGAAACACTGCTGATACGAAATAACCCAGGAAGTGAAACGGTAACAGACTTCCTTAAAGGCAAAGCAGGTATGCTCAGCATGTTTTGTAAGCTAGTTCTGTTTTAATTATGGTCTCTCTTTCAGAACGTGCTTGCAGGGGCCTTATTCGGACCCTGGCAGGGCCTCTTCCTCGCCTGTGTCTTGACCACGGTGGGCTCGACCTACTGCTACCTGCTCTCCAGAACCTTTGGCAAGCAGCACATCGTGAGGCTGTTCCCTGACAAAGTCTCGCTGCTGCAAAGGAAGGTATGTGCAGGTTCCTGGGCGCAGGTCCACAGGCAGGACACTATAAACCGggcccccctcacagcagggctctCAGGCCAGTTTGACCACGTCATGACGTACATTGTGCTCTTGCGTCACAACGAAGGGTTTCATTTCTGTCTTTACTATATCCTGTTGGGGAAGCTTATCCCCGGACaaagggatatagtggaggcaccCAAATGTTTTTACACACAATGCATCGAGAGAACCGCCTGTCCTGTTGCGATTGCTGAGGAAATTGGAAGGCTATCTGTCGGTCTGTCACACTTGTTTGTACTCTGTTTTCTTTATACAAATATCAACGTGGGTAACCGCTTGTCTGTTTTGTTGTGTTGGCAGATGGAGGAGAACCGgagcagtttatttttcttcctgtTGTTCCTGAGGTTCTTCCCCATGACTCCAAACTGGTTCCTGAACATCACGGCTCCCATTCTCAATATCCCCATCTCCATTTTCTTCTTCTCCATCCTCATTGGTAAGACCTCCAGAAATACAGCACAGTCTGTTGGAGGATACTGTATCACAATGTGATTGCACTGATTGCAGTACCTTTGTATGTATGCTTGAATTATGACTTTTGGTGCAAGTGTAATTATTTTTTGTCTGTAGTCTCACATTTTACCTGTATAAAAGATTCAggttgt
Protein-coding sequences here:
- the LOC121321406 gene encoding transmembrane protein 41A-B-like, producing the protein MRSISGLVFLVAAATFYLYLLSTNLPPGPKRQLPQDELEKSGEDLDPDTGSEEGRTLTFPSDLEELQELAELLKFYKTEHTGYVLLLFCSAYLYKQSFAIPGSSFLNVLAGALFGPWQGLFLACVLTTVGSTYCYLLSRTFGKQHIVRLFPDKVSLLQRKMEENRSSLFFFLLFLRFFPMTPNWFLNITAPILNIPISIFFFSILIGLTPYNFICVRTGVILSEISSLDDLFSWSTLLQLLAIALVALVPGALIKHYSQGVLKLDELDKNRHQLDKNGHQLDKKLR